The DNA region AAGTTTTTGGAAACTATATCAATTCAGTTATCTTCCAATAGAATTGATCAGCCATATATATGAAGATTTTCTGGCGGATGAAAATGGACAAAGAAAGAAAGGTGTGGTTTATACGCCACCTTCTTTGGTTCAATTTCTCATTGATCAATGTATGCCCTTGAGTGCGCCAAAAGAAGATTTCAAGATTCTGGACCCGGCTTGTGGTTCAGGGATTTTCCTTGTGGGTGCATTTAAAAGAATGATTCAATGGTGGAGAATCCGAAACAACTGGGAGAAGCCTAAAAAAGAAAATATTGAAGAGCTGAAGAGATTGTTGCAAAAGAATATATTCGGTTGTGATTTGGAGGATGAAGCTGTGACCTTGTCCTATTTCAGCCTTGGGCTTGCTCTGTTGGACTCTTTATCTCCGAAAGAAATTTGGCGGAATGTGCATTTCAACAATTTGATTGGAAACAATCTTTTTCAAGGAGATTTCTTTAAGACCTTGCATGAAGAAAAACTGGATATTGATTTTGACCTTATTATCGGCAATCCTCCTTTCAATTCAGAATTTACAGAATGGGCTGATATCATAAATAAGGAAGAAAAGAGAGTTTGTCCGGAACGCCCTGATATACCTGATAATCAGATTGCGCTATTATTTCTGGAACAGTCTTTTAAACTTCTGAAAAGTGGAGGTCGCTGTTGTTTAATATTGCCGTCCGGTCCTGTCTTGTATAATATTAAAACTCATGACTTCAGAAAATATCTGTTTGAACGGAATTATTTTAGAGAAATTTGTGATTTTACTCCATTGAGGACCAAATTGTTTATTGGAAGTAGTTCTAATGCCAAACCTGCGGTTGTATCTGTTCTTGTAGAGAAGAACTTTCCGGAGAAAAGACCTTGTTACCATTATATTTTCAGGAGAACGAAAGCTTCAGGAGAGAAAATTGATTTTGAAATAGATCATTATGACATTCACAAGGTTTCCTATAAGTCAGCTATAATGAATGCAAGAGTATGGCAAGCTAATTTTATGGGTGGAGGAAGACTTCACCAATTAGTAAGTAAAATATCAGATTGCCAGACTTTAGGAGAATATTTGGATGAGAAAGTGAAGAATTGTGGCTGGAAGATTGCTGAAGGTTGGATTGAATCGGCAGATTCAAAGGATGTCAGAAGAGTTAAACTTCTCTCTTTGAAGGAAAACAAGGATGAATATGAGGTTCAGGAATTTATAAAGTTAGAGGAAAAGTATAAGGCGGATTGGATTACTGGTTTTGAGTATGTTGAGACATCTGACTTTACAGACGAAGGCATATCGAAAGTGAGAATTTGTACTGATAAATATTTTCTTAGACCTAGGGCGAAGAACAAAGAAATTTTTGTTCCTCCCCATCTTCTGATAAAGGAGAATGTGACAGGCAAGTCAATACCTGTAGTCTATAGTGAGAGATACCTGACCTTCAAGGATCAGGTTTTTGGCGTACATTCTCCTATGGAGCAGCGTGCCGACTTGCAGGAGTTGGGTGATTATATAGGTAGTAAACATTGTGTCCCCCTCATGTGGTTGTTAAGTGGTAAAGTTTTGACGTCAAGGGAAGGAGTGCCTTTGAAAGGCGATATCATGAATCTACCATATCCGGGAGTTCACTTTGATGAAATAGAAGAGATACTTCTGGATGATATAGTCAACTATTATTCAGATTTCAGAAAATCGGGTGAGAAAAGTATTGTTCTGGAATCTTTGAATGATACTGACCTGGAGATTTTCGGGAAGTATTATTGTCGTATCCTCAATTCAATATATAAGAATTTCAAACCTTTGTCTCCGATTGTAGGAAAAGAGTTTGTCGCATACCCATTCATGCTGGGAGATGTTCCACAAATCAATATTCCTTCTTCCATTGAAGATATTGAATCTAAATTGAAGAATCTTATAGATAATAGACAAGGATATAACTTGTGGATTAAACGAATTGTAAAAGTGTACCATAAGAATGTTATCTTCTTGTACAAGCCCAATCAAAGAAGATATTGGCTTCCTTCCATCGCTGTGCGGGATGCGGATGAAACCTTTGTCGATTTATTTAAGCAGGGAAAATAATGGAGGAAATAATGAACAACACCTATGGTGCACTCAGTAGTGCTCCTGATAATACCATTATTGATAATATTTACGATTACGTGACATTGATATTATCCGGTTTTAAAGGCAAGAGAAACGAAAATGAAAACGCGCTAACGAATAAGCTCTGTAAGACATTGAATTCCAAAAGGCCTTCAGAATATCCTTTCTTTTTTCATCATCAGAATTTAGAAGATGATAAAGAGAATACATCAACGGATTTTGCAGCCTTAGGTACTTTTGCATTTGCGCAGGATAATGATATTGAAGATGACG from Bacteroides sp. MSB163 includes:
- a CDS encoding HsdM family class I SAM-dependent methyltransferase, which gives rise to MMLILLKYLEERKDEEGKGALDPGEFYGAYNPQNPTLEGVLEHVELFIAVLKELSGKKHFNGQVFYLSEEELSTLRERIDLSLFRYFVEGNVSFFSKESQGIGQISFWKLYQFSYLPIELISHIYEDFLADENGQRKKGVVYTPPSLVQFLIDQCMPLSAPKEDFKILDPACGSGIFLVGAFKRMIQWWRIRNNWEKPKKENIEELKRLLQKNIFGCDLEDEAVTLSYFSLGLALLDSLSPKEIWRNVHFNNLIGNNLFQGDFFKTLHEEKLDIDFDLIIGNPPFNSEFTEWADIINKEEKRVCPERPDIPDNQIALLFLEQSFKLLKSGGRCCLILPSGPVLYNIKTHDFRKYLFERNYFREICDFTPLRTKLFIGSSSNAKPAVVSVLVEKNFPEKRPCYHYIFRRTKASGEKIDFEIDHYDIHKVSYKSAIMNARVWQANFMGGGRLHQLVSKISDCQTLGEYLDEKVKNCGWKIAEGWIESADSKDVRRVKLLSLKENKDEYEVQEFIKLEEKYKADWITGFEYVETSDFTDEGISKVRICTDKYFLRPRAKNKEIFVPPHLLIKENVTGKSIPVVYSERYLTFKDQVFGVHSPMEQRADLQELGDYIGSKHCVPLMWLLSGKVLTSREGVPLKGDIMNLPYPGVHFDEIEEILLDDIVNYYSDFRKSGEKSIVLESLNDTDLEIFGKYYCRILNSIYKNFKPLSPIVGKEFVAYPFMLGDVPQINIPSSIEDIESKLKNLIDNRQGYNLWIKRIVKVYHKNVIFLYKPNQRRYWLPSIAVRDADETFVDLFKQGK